A genomic segment from Polyangium mundeleinium encodes:
- a CDS encoding NAD(P)/FAD-dependent oxidoreductase: MLDAEIVIVGGGPAGISTALFFAHAAPRLAERIVVLERATYPREKICAGAIGARADRLLASIGVRVDVPSVPIHGLSVDAAGRRLAARAEGPPIGRVVRRFEFDHAFAREAMARGVRVRDGVKVTGLVIGDHDARIETSIGEIRARAVVGADGVGSVVRRALGLPRGAFMAQAVEVDTQAARGDGPRDVLHFDMAARGLPGYAWDFPTLVHGTPMVCRGIYELRAEGVPERAATEPAPGERLLARADEQGVPVPVSSLRRFAERGLSLHEPFARPRVLLVGEAAGIDPALGEGIAQAIQYGAVAGPFLARALEAGDLSFASFPAVLRASRLGLDLRLRARAARFVYGGTRPVIERWITRSHALARAGMEYFAGERVDRRALGRSALDLGGALFGWAFDQARFTWAPRSGASP, from the coding sequence ATGCTCGACGCGGAGATCGTGATCGTCGGCGGCGGCCCCGCCGGCATCTCGACGGCGCTCTTTTTCGCGCACGCCGCGCCGCGGCTCGCCGAACGCATCGTCGTGCTGGAGCGAGCGACGTATCCGAGAGAGAAAATCTGCGCGGGTGCGATCGGCGCCCGCGCGGATCGGCTGCTCGCGTCGATCGGCGTGCGCGTCGACGTCCCCTCGGTCCCGATCCACGGTTTGTCCGTGGACGCTGCGGGCCGCCGGCTCGCCGCGCGCGCCGAGGGACCGCCGATCGGCCGTGTCGTCCGGCGCTTCGAGTTCGATCATGCCTTCGCGCGTGAGGCGATGGCGCGCGGCGTGCGGGTGCGCGACGGCGTGAAGGTTACGGGGCTCGTGATCGGCGATCACGATGCGCGGATCGAGACCTCGATCGGCGAGATCCGCGCGCGCGCCGTCGTCGGCGCGGACGGTGTCGGCAGCGTCGTGCGGCGCGCGCTCGGCTTGCCGCGCGGCGCGTTCATGGCCCAGGCCGTGGAGGTCGACACGCAGGCGGCCCGCGGCGACGGTCCTCGGGACGTCCTCCATTTCGACATGGCCGCGCGGGGTTTGCCCGGGTACGCCTGGGACTTTCCCACGCTCGTCCACGGAACCCCCATGGTTTGTCGTGGCATCTACGAGCTCCGCGCCGAGGGCGTCCCCGAGCGCGCCGCGACCGAGCCAGCGCCGGGCGAGCGGCTCCTCGCCCGCGCGGACGAGCAGGGCGTGCCCGTGCCCGTGTCGTCGCTGCGCCGCTTCGCCGAACGTGGCCTCTCCTTGCACGAGCCCTTCGCGCGGCCGCGTGTGCTCCTCGTCGGCGAAGCAGCGGGCATCGATCCGGCGCTCGGCGAGGGCATCGCACAGGCAATCCAGTACGGCGCCGTCGCGGGCCCGTTCCTCGCGCGCGCGCTCGAAGCAGGCGACCTCTCGTTCGCCTCGTTCCCCGCGGTGCTCCGCGCGAGCCGCCTCGGGTTGGATCTCCGCCTGCGCGCGCGTGCGGCGCGCTTCGTCTACGGCGGCACGCGCCCCGTGATCGAGCGATGGATCACGCGCTCACACGCGCTCGCGCGGGCGGGGATGGAGTACTTCGCGGGGGAACGGGTCGATCGGCGCGCGCTCGGCAGGAGCGCGCTCGATCTCGGGGGGGCCTTGTTCGGCTGGGCGTTCGATCAGGCGCGCTTCACTTGGGCGCCTCGGTCGGGGGCTTCGCCGTGA
- the argJ gene encoding bifunctional glutamate N-acetyltransferase/amino-acid acetyltransferase ArgJ produces the protein MKIPLGFSFAGASAGIKVKRSDLALVLSEVPAVAAGCFTRSKSRAACVDWNVARLPRKDARAIVANSGNANCLAGEEGVLANQRMAASVADALGIPIDAVLTCSTGVIGVPLPHAKVSAAVPGLIAKLGQDPTPAAEAILTTDTCTKLASREIFLGGDRVRIAGIAKGSGMIHPNMATMLAFLVTDAAIDVSVLDAILHAAVDETFNMVSVDRDTSTNDQVLVLANGMAENDPITRRDSPEAQSFAAALIDICRELARTIAGDGEGAQHLITVTVRGAEDLTSARALARAVTESNLAKAAFFGTDPNWGRVLAAVGSRAAEQHIRFDPAVASVRLQNVLVYAQGKPQPFDADALRALLRGEEVFVDIEVGSGLGEATAWGCDLSYDYVRINADYAAVLVDSPDGPVRRDPSLDRKTPELKADTLVQALRYIERFAGTRAVIKYGGAAMVRADLKDRFAEDVRLLQAVGLRPIIVHGGGPEISRTLEQMGQTTEFVDGLRVTDAASLRVVEMVLTGQINKEVVASLARAGTKAVGLSGKDGGLIEARKMNMPPGKDLGYVGEVARVDPDVLELLLGKGYIPVISPIGLGKDGNTYNINADTVAAEVAVACGARKLIFLTDVAGILSKGLLVSEMSAEELDARMRDGTVTGGMLPKAASILRALEGGVETVHIIDGRVPHNVVAELFTSRGVGTMIRAGAPKEGEEFPMG, from the coding sequence GTGAAAATTCCGCTAGGTTTCTCGTTTGCCGGCGCCTCCGCCGGCATCAAGGTCAAACGCTCCGACCTCGCGCTCGTGCTCTCGGAGGTGCCCGCCGTCGCGGCCGGGTGCTTCACGCGCTCGAAGTCGCGCGCGGCGTGCGTCGACTGGAACGTCGCGCGGCTGCCTCGCAAGGACGCGCGCGCGATCGTGGCGAACAGCGGCAACGCGAACTGCCTCGCGGGGGAAGAAGGCGTCCTCGCGAACCAGCGCATGGCCGCCTCCGTCGCCGACGCGCTCGGCATCCCGATCGACGCGGTCCTCACCTGCTCGACGGGCGTCATCGGCGTGCCCTTGCCGCATGCAAAGGTCTCCGCCGCGGTCCCTGGCCTCATCGCCAAGCTCGGCCAGGATCCCACGCCTGCGGCCGAGGCGATCCTCACGACGGACACCTGCACGAAGCTCGCCTCGCGCGAGATTTTCCTCGGCGGGGATCGCGTGCGTATCGCGGGCATCGCCAAGGGCTCGGGCATGATCCACCCGAACATGGCCACGATGCTCGCGTTCCTCGTGACCGACGCGGCGATCGATGTCTCCGTGCTCGACGCGATCCTCCACGCCGCCGTGGACGAGACCTTCAACATGGTCAGCGTCGATCGCGACACGTCGACGAACGATCAGGTCCTCGTGCTCGCGAACGGCATGGCGGAGAACGACCCGATCACGCGCCGCGACTCGCCCGAGGCGCAGAGCTTCGCCGCTGCGCTCATCGACATCTGCCGCGAGCTCGCGCGCACCATCGCCGGTGATGGCGAGGGCGCGCAGCACCTCATCACGGTCACCGTGCGCGGCGCGGAGGATCTCACGTCGGCGCGCGCGCTCGCGCGTGCCGTCACCGAGTCGAACCTCGCGAAGGCCGCGTTTTTCGGGACGGACCCGAACTGGGGCCGCGTCCTCGCGGCGGTTGGCTCACGCGCCGCCGAGCAGCACATTCGCTTCGATCCGGCGGTCGCGAGCGTGCGCCTGCAGAACGTCCTCGTCTACGCGCAGGGCAAGCCGCAGCCGTTCGACGCCGACGCCCTCCGCGCGCTCCTCCGCGGCGAGGAGGTCTTCGTCGACATCGAGGTCGGCTCGGGCCTCGGCGAGGCCACGGCCTGGGGCTGCGACCTTTCCTACGACTACGTACGAATCAACGCGGACTACGCGGCGGTGCTCGTCGACTCGCCCGACGGCCCCGTGCGCCGGGATCCGAGCCTCGACAGGAAGACGCCGGAGCTCAAGGCCGACACGCTCGTGCAGGCGCTCCGGTACATCGAGCGTTTCGCCGGCACGCGCGCGGTCATCAAGTACGGCGGCGCCGCGATGGTGCGCGCCGACCTCAAGGACCGCTTCGCCGAGGACGTACGCCTGCTCCAGGCCGTGGGCCTTCGGCCGATCATCGTGCACGGCGGCGGCCCCGAGATCTCGCGCACGCTCGAGCAGATGGGCCAGACGACCGAGTTCGTCGACGGCCTGCGCGTCACCGACGCCGCGAGCCTGCGCGTCGTCGAGATGGTCCTCACGGGCCAGATCAACAAGGAGGTCGTCGCCTCGCTCGCGCGCGCGGGCACGAAGGCCGTGGGGTTGTCCGGCAAGGACGGCGGCCTCATCGAGGCGCGCAAGATGAACATGCCGCCCGGCAAGGACCTCGGCTACGTCGGCGAGGTCGCGCGGGTCGATCCCGACGTGCTCGAGCTCTTGCTCGGCAAGGGGTACATCCCGGTCATCTCGCCGATCGGCCTCGGCAAGGACGGGAACACGTACAACATCAACGCCGACACGGTGGCCGCGGAGGTCGCGGTCGCGTGCGGCGCGCGCAAGCTCATCTTCCTGACCGACGTCGCGGGCATCCTCTCGAAGGGCCTGCTCGTCTCGGAGATGAGCGCGGAGGAGCTCGACGCGCGCATGCGTGACGGCACGGTCACGGGCGGCATGCTCCCGAAGGCGGCGTCGATCCTGCGCGCGCTCGAAGGCGGCGTGGAGACGGTGCACATCATCGACGGCCGCGTCCCGCACAACGTCGTGGCGGAGCTCTTCACCTCGCGCGGCGTCGGCACGATGATCCGCGCGGGCGCGCCCAAAGAGGGCGAAGAATTCCCCATGGGCTGA
- the argC gene encoding N-acetyl-gamma-glutamyl-phosphate reductase — protein sequence MSASKVPVSILGVSGFAGSELARLVADHASLSLVGVAADRWQGSKLGERVRVPASVAKLPVAPMSDAIAIARQSEVALLATPAEVSAKLAPELLAHGVRVVDLSGAFRLEDPAAYPRWYGFEHPAPELLAEAHYGLPEVASASTRTGGAKDARLIANPGCYATAAILALAPLVEAGAIDPASMYVDGKSGVSGAGRKVEERLLFMEVDENLSAYRVGNHQHTPEIEQALSRAGRARASVTFVPHLLPVRRGLLVTAFARLSGAVPPAQIEALFRRAYAPADLVEVRAPEDVTLAQVAYTPYARLGVRADAERGSVVVTSALDNLLKGAASQALQNLCAMIGAPPLSPH from the coding sequence GTGAGCGCGTCCAAAGTCCCCGTCTCGATCCTCGGCGTCAGCGGCTTTGCCGGCAGCGAGCTCGCGCGGCTCGTCGCCGACCACGCCTCGCTCTCGCTCGTGGGTGTTGCTGCGGATCGCTGGCAGGGATCGAAGCTCGGCGAGCGCGTGCGTGTGCCCGCGAGCGTCGCCAAGCTCCCTGTCGCGCCGATGAGCGACGCCATCGCCATCGCCCGACAGAGCGAGGTCGCGCTGCTCGCGACGCCCGCCGAGGTCTCGGCCAAGCTCGCGCCGGAGCTGCTCGCGCACGGCGTGCGCGTCGTGGATCTCTCGGGCGCGTTTCGCCTGGAGGATCCGGCCGCGTATCCGCGCTGGTACGGCTTCGAGCACCCCGCGCCCGAGCTGCTCGCCGAGGCGCATTACGGCCTGCCGGAGGTCGCCTCTGCCTCGACGCGCACGGGCGGCGCGAAGGACGCGCGCCTCATCGCGAACCCCGGCTGCTACGCGACGGCCGCGATCCTCGCGCTCGCGCCGCTCGTCGAGGCGGGCGCGATCGACCCGGCGTCGATGTACGTCGACGGCAAGAGCGGCGTCTCGGGCGCGGGCCGCAAGGTCGAGGAGCGGCTCCTGTTCATGGAGGTCGACGAGAACCTCTCGGCCTACCGCGTGGGCAACCACCAGCACACGCCCGAGATCGAGCAAGCGCTCTCGCGTGCGGGCCGCGCGCGCGCCTCCGTGACGTTCGTCCCGCACCTCTTGCCCGTGCGTCGTGGCCTGCTCGTCACGGCCTTCGCGCGCCTCTCGGGCGCGGTCCCGCCCGCGCAAATCGAGGCGCTCTTCCGCCGCGCGTACGCCCCCGCGGACCTCGTCGAGGTGCGCGCGCCGGAGGACGTCACGCTCGCCCAGGTCGCGTACACCCCGTATGCGCGCCTCGGCGTCCGCGCCGACGCCGAGCGTGGCTCGGTCGTCGTCACCTCTGCGCTCGACAACCTGCTCAAGGGAGCCGCCTCGCAGGCGCTCCAGAACCTCTGCGCCATGATCGGCGCGCCGCCGCTTTCGCCGCATTGA
- a CDS encoding protein kinase domain-containing protein has protein sequence MLVPDVLFHGRYRVLRCIKAGGMGAVYEVADETTRRRRALKVMLPGTIEDPILRERFSQEATITGGIESDHIVQVSDAGIDESTSMPFLVMDLLSGEELGSLIVRRGALPPAEVVLYLGQAALALDKTHAANIVHRDLKPENLFVTMRDDGSPCLKILDYGVAKVMVETTFQRRTAIVGTPLYMAPEQVQGDGAIGPRADVYALGHLAYTLLSGEAYWMSEAKSSLSLFVLFKRIMAGPPEPATTRAARRGVRITPPFDAWFSRTTNLEPQRRPERATQAIAELCEALGVVTSNATIAVALPPPSSPRSTPALPARPPPVADRPFFYADAPPASHAPAALRSPSPHADKPFLYADAPAPPSASAKPPKSKTKPVHESWEDNVPLFRDPATGAYSERYLRLTLDEAIAKAKMTGTKFSIVVFEMPLRGLDPIRDKATIDADVRELVTTLHGLYGRKNFLGRYGPSSLVLIVPDAGSKFSRAFAKALSEKLREEFGKRKETRRLTLRLRVGAERVDPLEKSAIDLIERASRAALGDA, from the coding sequence GTGCTCGTACCCGACGTGCTCTTTCACGGCCGCTACCGGGTCCTCCGCTGCATCAAGGCGGGCGGCATGGGCGCGGTCTACGAGGTCGCCGACGAAACGACGCGGCGAAGGCGCGCGCTCAAGGTGATGCTCCCCGGCACGATCGAGGACCCGATCCTGCGCGAGCGATTCTCGCAGGAGGCCACGATCACGGGCGGCATCGAGAGCGACCATATCGTGCAGGTCTCCGACGCGGGCATCGACGAGAGCACGAGCATGCCCTTCCTCGTGATGGACCTGCTCTCGGGCGAAGAGCTCGGCAGCCTGATCGTGCGCCGCGGCGCGCTGCCGCCGGCCGAGGTCGTGCTCTACCTGGGACAGGCGGCGCTCGCGCTCGACAAGACGCACGCGGCGAACATCGTGCACAGGGATCTCAAGCCCGAGAACCTGTTCGTCACGATGCGCGACGACGGAAGCCCCTGCCTGAAGATCCTGGATTACGGCGTCGCGAAGGTGATGGTGGAGACGACGTTCCAGCGCCGCACCGCGATCGTCGGCACGCCGCTCTACATGGCGCCCGAGCAGGTCCAGGGCGACGGCGCGATCGGCCCGCGCGCCGACGTCTACGCGCTCGGCCACCTCGCCTACACGCTGCTCTCGGGCGAGGCGTACTGGATGAGCGAGGCGAAGAGCTCGCTCTCGCTCTTCGTGCTCTTCAAGCGAATCATGGCGGGCCCGCCCGAGCCTGCGACGACCCGCGCGGCGCGGCGCGGCGTGCGCATCACGCCCCCGTTCGACGCCTGGTTCTCGCGCACCACGAACCTCGAACCGCAGAGGCGCCCCGAGCGCGCGACGCAGGCGATCGCCGAGCTCTGCGAGGCCCTCGGCGTCGTGACCTCGAACGCCACGATCGCCGTGGCCCTGCCCCCGCCGTCGAGCCCGCGCAGCACGCCGGCCCTGCCCGCGCGTCCGCCGCCGGTCGCCGACAGGCCCTTCTTCTACGCCGACGCGCCGCCGGCATCCCACGCGCCCGCGGCCCTACGTTCGCCCTCGCCGCACGCGGACAAACCGTTCCTTTACGCCGACGCGCCCGCGCCGCCTTCCGCCTCGGCGAAGCCGCCGAAGAGCAAGACGAAGCCCGTCCACGAGTCCTGGGAGGACAACGTCCCGCTCTTCCGTGATCCAGCGACGGGCGCCTACAGCGAGCGGTACCTGCGCCTGACGCTCGACGAGGCGATCGCGAAGGCGAAGATGACGGGCACGAAGTTCTCGATCGTCGTCTTCGAGATGCCGCTGCGCGGCCTCGATCCCATCCGGGACAAGGCGACGATCGACGCCGACGTGCGCGAGCTCGTGACCACGCTGCACGGGCTCTACGGGCGAAAGAACTTCCTCGGCCGGTACGGGCCGTCGAGCCTCGTGCTCATCGTGCCGGACGCGGGCAGCAAGTTCTCGCGCGCGTTCGCGAAAGCGCTCAGCGAGAAGCTCCGCGAGGAATTCGGCAAACGCAAGGAGACGCGGCGGCTCACGCTGCGGCTGCGCGTGGGCGCGGAGCGGGTCGATCCGCTGGAGAAGTCGGCGATCGATTTGATCGAGCGGGCGTCGCGGGCGGCCTTGGGCGACGCCTGA
- a CDS encoding tetratricopeptide repeat protein, with protein MPRAAALAPLLGLSLLAPIVYADEPDTTLPEAPSPSEPPSPSPEAITKAWKAFVELGDAARARGQVEEALKAYRRAYDLHPDPELAARVGLFLLEVDRPLSAATLLMEALEGGAGKDAKEKEKIMRGILTVRSRICLLHVRGNVYDATVTIDGRSATNELGSTFRSFERPGRLVIVGQSKEHGESREVVDCPAGGQVYAHLRWKLPEPAPQATAEPAPPPAPCTPVAPPSVGAPLAVTKAKADHALGIYVERYTKQENPYGYDEPPAKRADAEKAGMRGFVGLGPVVVFGAATWAPAVGASITGGLRLHEHVSLELEGLHGLRGMSRDNRSPP; from the coding sequence ATGCCGCGCGCCGCAGCCCTCGCCCCGCTCCTCGGCCTCTCGCTCCTTGCGCCCATCGTTTACGCCGACGAACCCGACACGACGCTACCTGAAGCCCCATCCCCCTCGGAGCCGCCTTCGCCGTCCCCCGAGGCGATTACGAAGGCCTGGAAAGCCTTCGTCGAGCTGGGCGACGCAGCGCGGGCGCGCGGGCAGGTCGAGGAGGCGCTGAAGGCGTACCGGCGAGCTTACGATCTTCACCCGGATCCGGAGCTCGCTGCGCGTGTGGGACTCTTTCTCCTGGAGGTCGACAGGCCCCTCTCGGCCGCGACACTCCTCATGGAGGCCCTGGAAGGCGGCGCGGGGAAGGACGCGAAAGAGAAAGAAAAGATCATGCGGGGGATCCTCACCGTAAGGTCGCGGATCTGTCTGCTCCACGTGCGAGGAAACGTCTACGACGCGACGGTCACCATCGACGGCAGATCCGCGACGAACGAACTCGGCTCGACGTTCCGCTCGTTCGAGCGCCCTGGCCGCCTCGTCATCGTCGGCCAATCGAAAGAGCACGGCGAGTCGCGCGAGGTCGTCGATTGTCCGGCCGGCGGCCAGGTGTACGCGCATCTGCGCTGGAAGTTGCCCGAGCCGGCGCCGCAGGCCACGGCGGAGCCCGCGCCGCCGCCAGCGCCATGCACGCCCGTGGCACCACCTTCGGTCGGGGCGCCGCTCGCGGTGACGAAGGCGAAGGCCGATCACGCGCTCGGTATCTACGTCGAGCGGTACACGAAACAGGAGAATCCGTACGGGTATGACGAACCGCCCGCGAAGCGTGCGGACGCAGAGAAAGCGGGGATGCGTGGCTTCGTCGGCTTGGGGCCAGTCGTGGTGTTTGGCGCGGCAACGTGGGCGCCCGCGGTGGGCGCGTCGATCACGGGAGGACTGCGGCTCCATGAGCATGTGTCGCTGGAGCTGGAGGGGCTGCATGGCTTGCGGGGGATGTCAAGGGACAACCGATCTCCACCATGA
- a CDS encoding DUF6968 family protein: MPTMKRIVAERILEFRHSQDSKPKNVRVRIGAPQKEGNDWSVVYEIRGPGRRREKRKVWGVDSVQALHMAMGSVPVDVRGIEMLTGGKVTFLGGEDLMFPGFK, encoded by the coding sequence ATGCCCACGATGAAAAGGATCGTTGCCGAGAGGATACTTGAATTCCGTCACTCCCAGGATTCAAAGCCTAAAAATGTCAGGGTGCGAATCGGCGCACCTCAAAAAGAAGGAAACGATTGGTCCGTCGTGTATGAGATACGCGGGCCCGGTAGGCGGCGAGAAAAGCGGAAAGTTTGGGGGGTCGATTCCGTGCAAGCGCTTCACATGGCAATGGGAAGCGTGCCCGTCGACGTGCGAGGAATTGAAATGTTGACGGGCGGCAAGGTGACATTCCTCGGAGGGGAGGATCTCATGTTTCCAGGCTTCAAATGA
- a CDS encoding agmatine deiminase family protein, protein MALALLGFVIAACTTAPEAAVPQAETGTTYSFPAEFEPHASIWLAWPTYENKAGHPTERVVEDIVRALHGHVSVDLLAQDEAEAGVIRERFARDAVPSDHVRIHAMPHADIWLRDMGPIFVKTSGGGRAVVDYAYNGWGYPGFDRSSPTALREDAIDRNVAALRGLPVVRSSMSSEGGNRESNGAGTLMLTEQVERQRNPGMSRAQIEAEFRRTLGAKAFVWLPQGIAEDDATWEGPLPGGIYTPLTPGGHIDEYARFADAHTILLGEVTEDEARKDVIHAMTRERLERARAAIEASVDQDGRPFRLVRVPMPEPLYDTLGSGDGVYESLKRMRYTSGVTFPKGSPVRIIVSTSYLNFLVTNGVVLVQVYSKEGRPSRVKEKDAAAQRILGEVFPGRKIVPIDAEAVNLGGGGIHCITQQEPR, encoded by the coding sequence ATGGCCCTCGCCCTTCTCGGCTTCGTGATCGCGGCGTGTACGACGGCCCCGGAGGCCGCCGTCCCGCAGGCGGAGACCGGAACCACGTATTCGTTCCCGGCCGAGTTCGAGCCACACGCGTCGATCTGGCTCGCCTGGCCGACCTACGAAAACAAGGCGGGGCACCCGACCGAGCGCGTCGTGGAGGACATCGTCCGCGCGCTCCACGGCCACGTGTCGGTCGACCTGCTCGCCCAGGACGAGGCGGAGGCAGGCGTGATCCGGGAGCGGTTCGCGCGGGATGCCGTGCCGTCCGATCACGTGCGAATTCACGCCATGCCGCACGCGGACATCTGGCTGCGCGACATGGGGCCGATCTTCGTGAAGACGAGCGGCGGCGGACGCGCGGTCGTCGATTACGCGTACAATGGCTGGGGATATCCCGGGTTTGATCGATCGAGCCCGACGGCATTGCGCGAGGACGCCATCGATCGAAACGTGGCGGCGTTGCGGGGCCTGCCGGTCGTGCGATCGAGCATGTCGAGCGAAGGGGGCAATCGGGAGTCGAACGGCGCGGGGACGTTGATGCTCACGGAACAGGTGGAGCGGCAGCGAAACCCGGGGATGTCGCGCGCGCAGATCGAGGCGGAGTTCCGGAGGACGCTCGGCGCCAAAGCTTTCGTGTGGCTGCCCCAAGGAATCGCGGAGGACGACGCGACGTGGGAAGGGCCGCTGCCGGGCGGCATTTACACGCCGCTCACGCCGGGCGGGCACATCGACGAATATGCACGTTTCGCCGACGCCCACACGATTCTACTCGGCGAGGTGACCGAGGACGAGGCGCGGAAGGATGTGATCCACGCCATGACGCGCGAGCGGCTCGAACGAGCGCGCGCGGCGATCGAGGCGTCGGTCGATCAGGACGGCCGTCCTTTCCGGCTCGTGCGTGTCCCGATGCCCGAGCCGCTCTATGACACGCTCGGCTCCGGCGACGGCGTCTACGAGTCGCTGAAGAGAATGCGGTACACGAGCGGCGTGACGTTTCCGAAGGGCTCGCCGGTGCGGATCATCGTGTCGACGAGTTACCTGAATTTCCTGGTCACGAACGGCGTGGTCCTCGTGCAGGTGTATTCCAAAGAGGGGAGGCCTTCGCGCGTGAAAGAAAAGGACGCGGCCGCGCAGCGGATCCTCGGGGAGGTGTTTCCCGGGAGGAAGATCGTCCCGATCGACGCCGAGGCCGTGAACCTCGGCGGCGGCGGCATTCATTGCATCACGCAGCAGGAGCCGCGCTGA
- a CDS encoding carbohydrate-binding family 9-like protein, whose amino-acid sequence MRRFLFVACALALAACSRDPGGGKSEQQAGGTGATSAPGEDPRRVIKEIAVKAIASGDTITIDGKLDEPAWAKATETGPFVDVASGAPNPRIPVQGSARLLWDDQHLYVAFDVKDTTIRGGFPTDAPDPHLWERDTVEVMIDPDGDGDNKDYYEIQVSPQNLVFDSQFDDYNRPRGGNAGPFGHQDWSAGLASAVVLRGTIDADEDKDEGYTVEARIPWKSFAKAKASPPAPGDVWRMNFYAMQNNGGVAWSPILGMGNFHKASRFGRVKWVRE is encoded by the coding sequence ATGCGTCGATTCCTCTTCGTCGCGTGCGCGCTCGCCCTCGCCGCGTGCTCGCGGGATCCGGGCGGCGGCAAATCCGAACAACAAGCGGGCGGGACGGGCGCTACGAGCGCGCCGGGCGAGGATCCGCGCCGCGTGATCAAAGAGATCGCCGTGAAGGCGATCGCGTCCGGCGACACGATCACGATCGACGGCAAGCTCGACGAGCCTGCGTGGGCGAAGGCGACGGAGACCGGACCGTTCGTCGACGTCGCGTCGGGCGCGCCCAATCCGCGGATCCCGGTGCAGGGCAGCGCGCGGCTCCTCTGGGACGACCAGCACCTGTACGTCGCCTTCGACGTGAAAGACACGACGATTCGCGGCGGTTTTCCCACGGACGCGCCGGACCCGCACCTTTGGGAGCGCGACACCGTCGAGGTCATGATCGACCCCGACGGCGACGGCGACAACAAGGACTATTACGAGATCCAGGTAAGCCCGCAGAACCTGGTCTTCGACTCGCAGTTCGACGATTACAATCGTCCCCGGGGCGGCAACGCCGGTCCCTTCGGGCACCAGGACTGGAGCGCCGGGCTCGCGAGCGCGGTCGTCCTCCGCGGCACGATCGACGCGGACGAGGACAAGGACGAGGGATACACCGTGGAGGCGCGGATCCCCTGGAAATCGTTCGCCAAAGCAAAAGCCTCGCCGCCCGCGCCCGGGGATGTCTGGCGGATGAATTTTTATGCGATGCAGAACAACGGCGGCGTCGCCTGGTCCCCGATCCTCGGGATGGGGAACTTCCACAAGGCGTCGCGGTTTGGCCGTGTGAAATGGGTGCGCGAGTAG